A window of Sphingomonas astaxanthinifaciens DSM 22298 genomic DNA:
GGGGTCGGCTGGCTATCGCGCGCGGCGCGGGCGAGGAGGAGGAAGGGGCCGAGCATGTCCTCGGGCAGGCCTTCGGCCGCCTCGAGCGCGGGGTGCCAGTCGGGGTCCTCGGTGAAAATGCCCGCGCGGGCCATGGCGAGGCGGCGGGTGAACGCCGGGAGGTCGAGCGGGCTCGGGGAGACGCCGGCCATGCGCAGGCGGACGGTGAAGTCCTGGAACAGCACCGCGCCCGAACGCCCCCTTGATTCATGGTCGGCGACCATGGCCTCGAGGACGGCTGCGACCGCAGCGGATTGCTCCTCATCCGACTTGCTCGGGAGCGCCGGCGCCGGTTCGGAACGCTGACCGGCGAGCATTTCCATCAGGCTCTCGGAGCGAAGCGGCCTAGGGTCGGGCTTCGGGGCAGGGGCAGGTTCGAAGTCGAAGCCGGGCTGGAACAGCAGTTCCTGCAGGTCCTCGCTCGCGGTTGCCGTGGGCAGGGGGACCAGCTTGGGGCTCATCGACCGTGCCCGGGTCTCGACCTCCCCGATTGCGACCGACAAGGGGCGGCGGCTGATCGCGGGGCCCAAAGCGAGGAAGGTGCCGCGCGGCAGGTCGCGGATCGCCTCGGCTTGCCTCCGCTCCATGCCGAGGAGGTCGGCGGCGCGGGCCATGTCGATGTCGAGGAAGGTCCGGCCCATCAGGAAGTTCGACGCCTCGGCCGCGACATTCTTGGCGAGCTTGGCGAGGCGCTGGGTGGCGATGATCCCGGCCAGCCCGCGCTTGCGGCCGCGGCACATGAGGTTGGTCATGGCCGAGAGCGAGGCGCGGCGGACTTCCTCGGCCACCTCGCCGCCGCCAGCGGGCGCGAACAGCTGGGCCTCGTCGACGACCACCAGCGCGGGATACCAATGGTCGCGCGGCGCCTCGAACAGGGCCGAGAGGAAGGCCGCGGCACAGCGCATTTGCCCCTCGGCTTCGAGGCCTTCGAGGCTGAGCACGACCGACGCGCGATGCTCGCGGATGCGGGCGGCGGCGCGGGCGATCTCCTTCTCGTCGTGGTCGGCGGCCTCGATCGCGAGGTGGCCGTAGGGGCCGGCAAGCGTGACGAAATCGCCCTCGGGGTCGATCACGATCTGCTGGACCTGGCCGGCGCTCTTCTCGAGCAGGCGGCGCAGCAGGTGCGACTTGCCGCTCCCCGAATTGCCCTGGACGAGCAGGCGGGTGGCGAGAAGCTCCTCGAGATCGATGGTGACGGGCTGGCCTTGCGGCGACAGGCCCATGTCGACGGCGACGGTCATGCGGCGGCGGTGCGAGCCTCCGCGGCAACCGCCGCCGGGCCGATCGGGCGCATGGCGAGGAGCGAATAGACATAGGCCGCGACCACCACCGCGCAGATCGCGCTGGCGGTGAAGGGCGCGGGGACGAAGCCGTAGGCGAGATAGCAGCCGAGCGCGCGGGCGACGGCGTGGGTGATCCCGCTTCGGTCATCGGCGGCCCAGGCGAAGGGAATCCAGACGATTCCCGCGAGGATCGCCATGCCGAGCAGGATCAGCAGCGCCTGTCCGCCCTTGGTCCCGATCACCGCGAGCGGGACGGTCAGCCCGACCATCAGGATCCCGAGCAGGAACAGGCGGACCAGCGGGTTATCGCCCCCGCCGAACAGGTTGCGGCCGCGCAGCCGGTCGATGAGGAAGGCCAGCGGCAGGATCGCCGCCATGATGTAGAGCGAGGCATTGGCGACCGTGCGCTCGGGCAGGACGAGCGCAGCAGTCCCGAGTGCGGCCCAGGTGACGAGCCCCGCGATCGGCATGGCGTTGGTGCTGGTCGCACGAAAATCGGCGTGGAGCTGCTCGAGGCTCCGCCCGGACATGGTCATTTCACTTCTTCCCCTACCCTCGATCGTCCGTTTGGACGGCTGCGCGGGCCAAGACAAGGTTGCGCAGGAGCCCCTAGCGCGGCCAAAGGCGAAGCGTGACCGACCCGCATCAGCTTCTTCGCCAAGTCTTTGGATTCGACCATTTCCGCGGGGTGCAGGAAGAAGTGGTCGGGCGCGTGCTGGCGGGCCGGCCGACGCTGGCGATCATGCCGACCGGGGCGGGCAAGAGCCTGTGCTACCAGCTGCCCGCGCTGGCGCTCGCGGGGACCGCGCTGGTGATCAGCCCGCTGATCGCGCTGATGCACGACCAGATACGCTCGGCCGAGGCGCTCGGGATCAAGGCCGCCTCGCTGACCAGCGCCGACGACCGCGACACCGTGGTCCGGCGTTTCCTGAACGGCGAGCTCGATCTTCTCTACGTCGCCCCCGAACGAGCGACGACCGACGGCTTCCGCCGCCTGGCCGACCGGGTGCCGCTGAGCCTGATCGCGATCGACGAGGCACATTGCGTCAGCGAATGGGGGCATGACTTCCGTCCCGACTACCGGCTGCTGACGAAATTGCTCGGCGATCACCAGGAAGTGCCGCGGCTGGCGCTGACCGCGACCGCCGACCCGCGCACCCGCGCCGACATTCTCGTCCAGCTCGGGATTCCCGAGGACGGGCTGATCGTCAGCGGCTTCGACCGGCCCAACATCCGCTATCACATCCGTCCGCGTGACCAGGCGGGCCGGCAGGTGCTGGGCTTGCTCGCCGAGCGGCCGGGCCCGGCGATCGTCTATGTTTCGAGCCGCAAGGATGCCGACAGTATGGCGGCGACCATTGCGGCGAGCGGGCGGGCGGCGCTGCCTTATCATGCCGGGCTCGATTCCCAGGTCCGCGCGGCGAACCAGGCCGCGTTCGTCGCCTCGGAGGAAATGGTGATGGCGGCGACCATCGCCTTCGGCATGGGGATCGACAAGCCCGACGTCCGAACCGTCATCCACGCGGGCACCCCCAAGTCGATCGAGGCCTATTATCAGGAGACCGGGCGCGCGGGCCGCGACGGCGATCCGGCCGAAGCGCACATGCTATGGAGCGCGGGCGACTTCGCGCTCGCGCGCCAGCGGATCGAGCGCGAGGCCGCGCCCGAGCGGCAGGCCGACGAACGGGCCCGGCTGCAGAGCCTCGCTGCGCTGGTCGAGACGACCGAGTGCCGCCGCGCGGTGCTGCTTCGTCACTTCGGGGAAACGCCGCCGCCGACCTGCGGCAATTGCGACAATTGCCTCGAGCCGCCGCATACGGTCGAGGTGACCGAAGTGGCGCGCAAGCTCCTGTCGGCCGCCTTCCGTACCGAGATGCGCTTCGGGGTCGGGCATCTCGCCGACGTGCTGGCGGGCAAGGAGACCGACAAGGTCCATGCCAATGGCCACCATCGCCTGAGCGTGTTCGGGATCTGCAATGCCGAGGAGCTGGCGCTGATCCAGCCGGTTGCCCGCGCCCTTATCGCCCGGGACGCGCTTCGCGCCGACGCCTATGGGGGCCTCAGCTTCGGGCCCGGCGCGCGCGGGATCCTCAAGGGCGGCGAGGAAGTGCGGATCGCGCTCCCGCCGCCGCGCAAGCGCCGCGCCCGGCGCGGGAGCGCTGGCGGGGACGATCATCCGCACGATCCGCTATTCGAGGCGCTGCGCGAGGCGCGCCGTTCGCTCGCCAAGGAAGCGAACGTGCCGCCTTACGTGATCTTCCACGATTCGACGCTGCGCGAGATCGCCGCCGCGAAGCCGCAGACGTTGCACGAGCTTGGGCAGGTCCAGGGCGTCGGTACCGCCAAGCTCGAGCGTTACGGTGCGGCGATGCTGGAGACGGTCGCGGCTTTCGCCTAGGGTGCGGCCATGACCCTGCCCGATCCGGTCATCTGGGCGATCCCCTTCTTCCTCGTCACGCTGGCGCTGGAAGCCTGGTGGCTGAAGCGACGGCGGGGACGCGGGCCGGACCCCAGGGACAGCGCGACCTCGATCACGCTCGGCCTCGGCAGCCTGGCGGCGGGCGCGCTGACCGCCGGCCTCGTTTTCTCGCTCGGCGCCTGGCTGCACCAGTTCCGGCTGGTCGACATTCCGCTGGCCTGGTGGAGCTTCGCGCTATGCTTCGTCGCCGACGACTTCGCATATTATCTGTTTCACCGCTCGGCCCACCGGGTGCGCTGGTTCTGGGCGAGCCATGTCGTCCATCACTCGAGCGAGGCGTACAACCTGTCGACCGCGCTCCGGCAGACGTGGACCGGCTTCGTCAGCCTCAACTTCCTTTTCCGCCTGCCGCTGTTCGTGATCGGCTTTCCGCCGGAACTGGTGTTCTTTTGCGCGGGGCTGAACCTCGTCTACCAATATTGGATTCACACCGAGGCGATCCGGCGAATGCCGCGCTGGTTCGAGGCGGTCATGAACACGCCGTCGCACCACCGGGTCCACCATGCGGTGAACCCGCGCTACCTCGATCGCAATTACGCCGGGGTCTTCATCATCTGGGACCGGCTCCTCGGCACCTTCGAGCCCGAACGCGACGACGACCGCCCGCGTTATGGAATCGTCAAGCCCCTGGGCTCGTTCAACCCGCTCCGCGCCGCGCTTCACGAGTGGATCGGCATCGCCCACGACGTCCTTGCTGCGCCGGGCCTTGCGAAATGGCATTATCTCTGGCGCGAACCGGGCTGGAGTCACGATGGAAGCCGCGACACCAGCGAGACGATTCGCGCGCGCTGGCGTGCGCAAGAGGGAAGGATAGAGGATGACCGCGTTCAAGCCGCTTGACGAGAAGACGCTGGTGGCCGGCCAGATCCACCCCGAGGACCTCGAGGAAGCGCGGCGTCATGGCGTCACCATGGTCGTCAACAACCGGCCGGACGGCGAGGACGATGGCCAGCCCTGCAGTGACGACATCGAGGCGGCGGCGAAGGCGGCCGGGCTCGAATATCGCCACATCCCGATCGCCCGCGGCCTCGGCCCGACGGTGATCGAACAGATGCGCGATGCCATGGTCGATGTCGGCGACGGCAAGCTGCTCGCTTATTGCCGGTCGGGAATGCGCTCCACCCTCGCCTGGGCCGTCGCCTGCCGCGAGAATGGCGTGCCGCGCGAGAAGCTGGACAAGGCGGCCGAAGCGGCCGGCTACAATCTCAGCGCGGTCGACCACCTCCTCTAGGGGAGGCGCGACAGCTCAGGCGGTTCCGCCGACCGTCAGGCCCTCGATCAGCAAGGTGGGCTGGCCGACACCCGCCGGCACGCTCTGCCCGCCCTTGCCGCAAATGCCGACGCCCTCGTCGAGCGCGAGGTCGTTGCCAATGCCCTTGACCCGGGTCAGCACGGTCGGGCCGTCGCCGATCAGCGTCGCGCCCTTCAGGGGCTCGGCCAGCTTCCCGTCGCGGATCCGATAGGCCTCGGTGCAGCCGAACACGAACTTGCCGCTGGTGATGTCGACCTGTCCGCCGCCGAAGCTCTTGGCGTAGATGCCGTCCTTGACCCGCTCGACCAGCGCGCCGGGGTCATTCTTGCCGCCGAGCATGAAGGTGTTGGTCATCCGCGGCATGGGCGCATGGGCGAAGCTCTCGCGGCGGCCGTTGCCGGTCGGGGCGACGCCCATCAGGCGGGCGTTCAGCCGATCCTGGAGATAGCCGACGAGGATTCCGTCCTCGATCAGGGTCGTGCGCCCGGTCGGCGTGCCCTCGTCGTCGATGGTCAGGCTGCCGCGGCGTTCGTGGAGCGAGCCATCGTCGACCACCGTCACGCCAGGCGCCGCGACGCGCTCGCCGAGCCTACCCGAAAAGGCGCTCGTCCCCTTGCGGTTGAAGTCGCCCTCGAGCGTGTGGCCGACCGCCTCGTGCAGGAGCACGCCGGGCCAGCCGGGCCCGCAGACGACGGTCATCTCGCCGGCCGGGGCGGCCACGCTGTCGAGATTCACCAGCGCCTGGTCGAGCGCGATGTCGATCGCGCGGTTCCAGCTCCCCTCGTCGAACAGGCGGGCCATGTCGTAGCGCCCGCCGAGGCCATGGAAGCCCATCTCGCGGCGGCCATTGCGCTCGGCGACGATGGAGACATTGAGCCGGACCAGCGGCCGGACGTCGGTCGCGACGAAGCCGTCGGCGCGGACGATCTCGACAACGCTCCAGCTCGCCTGAAGGCCGACGCTGACCTGCACCACCTTGGGATCGCGGGCGCGGGCGGCGGCGTCGATCTTCTGGCACAGCGCGACCTTGTCGGCGAAGGGCAGGGCCCCGAGCGGGTCCTCGCTGCCATATTGGGCCTGGTTGGTGCGGAAGGGGGCGGGCGCGGGCTTGCCCCCTGGAGCAAGTAGTCGAAGCGTTTCGGCCGCGCGGTCGATCGCGGCGGCACTGAGCTCATTGGCATGGGCGAAGGCGGTCGCCTCGCCGCTCACGCCGCGCAGGCCGAAGCCCTGGCCGACATGATAGTCGGCGGTCTTCAGGCGGCCGTCGTCGAACCCGAAGGCCTCGCTACGGCGATATTGAAGGTAGAGCTCGCCATCGTCATGCGCCGACAGGTGGCGGGCGGCGAGGCGGCGCGCCTCGTCGGGGTCGAGCGCCGCATTGTAAAGGAAGCGGCGGGGGTCTTCGGCCCCCACCTCAGGCCGCC
This region includes:
- a CDS encoding ATP-binding protein; amino-acid sequence: MTVAVDMGLSPQGQPVTIDLEELLATRLLVQGNSGSGKSHLLRRLLEKSAGQVQQIVIDPEGDFVTLAGPYGHLAIEAADHDEKEIARAAARIREHRASVVLSLEGLEAEGQMRCAAAFLSALFEAPRDHWYPALVVVDEAQLFAPAGGGEVAEEVRRASLSAMTNLMCRGRKRGLAGIIATQRLAKLAKNVAAEASNFLMGRTFLDIDMARAADLLGMERRQAEAIRDLPRGTFLALGPAISRRPLSVAIGEVETRARSMSPKLVPLPTATASEDLQELLFQPGFDFEPAPAPKPDPRPLRSESLMEMLAGQRSEPAPALPSKSDEEQSAAVAAVLEAMVADHESRGRSGAVLFQDFTVRLRMAGVSPSPLDLPAFTRRLAMARAGIFTEDPDWHPALEAAEGLPEDMLGPFLLLARAARDSQPTPSDEAIAASYGTASLGRARRLLSYIESRDLIVTRTDLSGKRSIAIPRLGWSTAAA
- a CDS encoding DUF7010 family protein, whose protein sequence is MTMSGRSLEQLHADFRATSTNAMPIAGLVTWAALGTAALVLPERTVANASLYIMAAILPLAFLIDRLRGRNLFGGGDNPLVRLFLLGILMVGLTVPLAVIGTKGGQALLILLGMAILAGIVWIPFAWAADDRSGITHAVARALGCYLAYGFVPAPFTASAICAVVVAAYVYSLLAMRPIGPAAVAAEARTAAA
- the recQ gene encoding DNA helicase RecQ, whose translation is MTDPHQLLRQVFGFDHFRGVQEEVVGRVLAGRPTLAIMPTGAGKSLCYQLPALALAGTALVISPLIALMHDQIRSAEALGIKAASLTSADDRDTVVRRFLNGELDLLYVAPERATTDGFRRLADRVPLSLIAIDEAHCVSEWGHDFRPDYRLLTKLLGDHQEVPRLALTATADPRTRADILVQLGIPEDGLIVSGFDRPNIRYHIRPRDQAGRQVLGLLAERPGPAIVYVSSRKDADSMAATIAASGRAALPYHAGLDSQVRAANQAAFVASEEMVMAATIAFGMGIDKPDVRTVIHAGTPKSIEAYYQETGRAGRDGDPAEAHMLWSAGDFALARQRIEREAAPERQADERARLQSLAALVETTECRRAVLLRHFGETPPPTCGNCDNCLEPPHTVEVTEVARKLLSAAFRTEMRFGVGHLADVLAGKETDKVHANGHHRLSVFGICNAEELALIQPVARALIARDALRADAYGGLSFGPGARGILKGGEEVRIALPPPRKRRARRGSAGGDDHPHDPLFEALREARRSLAKEANVPPYVIFHDSTLREIAAAKPQTLHELGQVQGVGTAKLERYGAAMLETVAAFA
- a CDS encoding sterol desaturase family protein, with product MTLPDPVIWAIPFFLVTLALEAWWLKRRRGRGPDPRDSATSITLGLGSLAAGALTAGLVFSLGAWLHQFRLVDIPLAWWSFALCFVADDFAYYLFHRSAHRVRWFWASHVVHHSSEAYNLSTALRQTWTGFVSLNFLFRLPLFVIGFPPELVFFCAGLNLVYQYWIHTEAIRRMPRWFEAVMNTPSHHRVHHAVNPRYLDRNYAGVFIIWDRLLGTFEPERDDDRPRYGIVKPLGSFNPLRAALHEWIGIAHDVLAAPGLAKWHYLWREPGWSHDGSRDTSETIRARWRAQEGRIEDDRVQAA
- a CDS encoding TIGR01244 family sulfur transferase; the encoded protein is MTAFKPLDEKTLVAGQIHPEDLEEARRHGVTMVVNNRPDGEDDGQPCSDDIEAAAKAAGLEYRHIPIARGLGPTVIEQMRDAMVDVGDGKLLAYCRSGMRSTLAWAVACRENGVPREKLDKAAEAAGYNLSAVDHLL
- the tldD gene encoding metalloprotease TldD, encoding MGAEDPRRFLYNAALDPDEARRLAARHLSAHDDGELYLQYRRSEAFGFDDGRLKTADYHVGQGFGLRGVSGEATAFAHANELSAAAIDRAAETLRLLAPGGKPAPAPFRTNQAQYGSEDPLGALPFADKVALCQKIDAAARARDPKVVQVSVGLQASWSVVEIVRADGFVATDVRPLVRLNVSIVAERNGRREMGFHGLGGRYDMARLFDEGSWNRAIDIALDQALVNLDSVAAPAGEMTVVCGPGWPGVLLHEAVGHTLEGDFNRKGTSAFSGRLGERVAAPGVTVVDDGSLHERRGSLTIDDEGTPTGRTTLIEDGILVGYLQDRLNARLMGVAPTGNGRRESFAHAPMPRMTNTFMLGGKNDPGALVERVKDGIYAKSFGGGQVDITSGKFVFGCTEAYRIRDGKLAEPLKGATLIGDGPTVLTRVKGIGNDLALDEGVGICGKGGQSVPAGVGQPTLLIEGLTVGGTA